AATTCATAAATAGGCATTTGCTGACTCCTTTTATATGTAGTGGGAGCAAAGCTCCGTTGTTTAGTATTACCGGAGTCAGGGGTAAGAGAAAATCACGCGCTTTTCAAGTTAAATTTATATAGTAGTTGAAAGCAGCGTTCCGCCCCCCATCATACCCAGTTGGGAGAAGAAGCCGTTAAGCTGTCCATGCACCTGACTGGCCTGCTTGTCCTGCTGTTCCTGAATAGCAGCGGCTTTATCCAGAAGGATATTGATGTTCTTGGTAATTTTTGCAAGGTCATCCTGCTCAGCTTCACTGAGCGGTTCCTGTTTTGCTTTGGCTCTAAGGGCATCAGCCTGATCGTCGAGTTGATAGTAAAGATTTTTTTCGGCTTTGCTCAGACCATGCGTTGCCAGACTCCCGGCGATTTTTTCCATTTCATCGAGAATTGCATCGGCGCGCTTCTTTTCTTCAGCGGTCAATTCCTTGGGAGCTGTGCCCTGAATTTCGTCTATCTGTTTATTTAGTTCATCAGCTTTGGCCTGTTCTTCTTTGGTCAATGTTTTGGGTCCTGTTATGCCGAACAGTTCTTTGAGCTCTTTCTGGATGGACTGCTCTTTTTTCTTTTCAGCAGCGCTTAGGACCTTACCCTCAGGGTAATACATCTTTTTCAGTTCCCATTTCAGGCTTTCCGCTCTTTGGCGATCTGCTCCCTGCGGGTCTTTGGTGGGGACAATCTCATAAAGCTCGTCAAGTTTGCTCTGGAGTTCATCCACTTTCTTCTGCTCGTCAGCGGTCAGTTCTTTGGGGTCTCCGTCAAGTCCGTATAGTTTGTCGAGTTCAGCTTTTAATTCTTTGAATTTTTTCTCCTGTTCCTCTCGCACCGACGAATCATTGACACCATAAATATCATTGAGCTGGGAGTAGTAACCGTTGACCTGCTGCTGTTCATCAGAGGATAAGCCGAAGCTCATGGTAGCGAATTGCATTTGCAGCTGCCTACGGATCTGTGTACGGCTCATACTGCTGTTTATATTGGGAGTTCTGGCACTCTGGGTGTTGTTGGCGATATTTGAGAAGTAGCTTCCGGCTGTGCTTTGGCCGCTTAATATTGAGCTTGTGAACATGGCAGGCTCCTAGAAAATAAAGATATTATTAGGAAATTATTTCCATAAAATTAAGTTTTCTAAATATAAGCAATATTAATGCCATGCTTGGTTGTTCGATCTTAAGTATAGTAAGTGTCTTATTTTAATGTGTTTTTTGTATTAGTCTGATTTAAAGAGCATGTTTTTGTTTCAATATGGTTGCGCACGCTGTGTATTTGTGAGAATCACGGAGTGTTTGCAGGGGGGCTGGATCAAAAATTTTAAAAGAGGTTTAAATTCTTGATTTGAAGTCGTCCCTGGAGTATAGTCCATTTTCGTTATAAACACGATCATTTAGGAGGAAAAAAATGAGCGCAGCAACTGAAAAAGTGCACCAGATGGAAGATTACCAGCAGGACGAAAAAGTGCTGGGTGAAAACGTCGCTGTAGGCGTTACTGAAACTGCTCAGAAGGACATGGGAAAGGTAGCAATTATCATTTCCTTTATGGCAGTAGTTCTTCTTGTTGTATTTTTCTACGGCCTGAACCAGAACCTGACCAGCCTTACCGCTGAAGTCAAAGATCTGCAGGCCGTACGCGGTGAAGTGGAAGCCCTGAATTCCCAGATGGACGTCGTAGACGGCAGACTGGTAGAACTCGAAAAGCTCCCCCTGAAAACCAGACATATTATTATGGACGGCATTATCGAAGAAATGAACCAGAAAGCAGCTTACGTCGGAGCGCAGCTCGGCGAAGAAGAGCAGGCAAAACTTGCCAAGGTTCAGGAGCTCCTCAAGGACGTACAGTCCGGCCTCCAGAAATAATAGCTTTGAGTAATCAAAGTTCAGGCGCATTGGGATTCCCCGGTGCGCCTTTTTTATTTTAGTAAAAAACTCTCATTTTCTGGATAAGTTCAGCCAGTCTGTGCTGATATGTATGTTCTGCAAGCACTCTTCTACGCCCCGCCTGAGCTATTTTTCCCCTTTCTTCAGGGCTTCTGAGCCATCGTGCGACAGTTTCAGGAATACTGCTGGTTTCGGTGTAGCACGCAACTTCTTTTCCCGGCTCGAAAAGGTTCTCAAGAGGTTTGGAGGCTTCTGTCAGCAGGAAAGCACCGCAGGCGGGAACATCAAAAATTCGCTGGTTCATGGCCAACTTGGATTTAAGGCTGGTTGTGTTGAAATTAACTGCCGAGTTTCTGTAAAAGTCTGGAAGCCCCTGCTCATAATCAAGGCTGCTCCACCAAGAGAACTCTTCGTTGCTCGCTGCAAATCTTAATTTCCAATATCTATCTCCGACAATGACTGGTCGGAATTTCAATATCTTTGAGACTATTTTCACCCGTCTTTGTCTTGTCGCTTCATATGCGATCAGGTTGTGGAAGAGATTTTGTTCATGAGTGCTGAGTGTTGCATACGCTTCGAGGGCAGAGGGTTTCATTTGTCCCAATATTGCAGTAAGTTCGGGATTGGAACTGGATTCGTACAAGCTCCCGAGTTTTTTATATTCCTGAAGCAGTGGAGCATTGAATCTGCCGGCTTTAAGAAGAAGGACTATTAGTGTTGTCCAGCTCGCGCCCACAAATGATACAGATATTTCCGGTGCAACATTTTTTTTAGGATAAAAAATCGAAGGGTCAGCACCAAGCGGCAGGTAGTGAGCTTCTTTGACATTTCTTTTTTTGAAAAAAGGAATTGATTTTGGGTCCCAGCAGAAAATCGCCAGCAGTGCTGAGGAGTCTACAGGGGTCTCCATATATATTTCTGGACGGTCAACAAACCAGCTCGCAAAAGGAATGTTGCAACGCTTTAGCAGCCCTAAGACTTGTCCCTCGGCATCCAGGCCGAGATGGTTTATACTTAGTATGAAATGAGGCTTGAATGTCTCTATTCTATCGAACATTCTTTTCAGAAAATCGTTTTGTGGTTCAATATCAATAGTGGAAAGTTCCACAGCACTCTGCTGCATGGCTCTGGTTAGTTCAGGAACTACGAAATAGTTATGTGTAATAAACAGGATGCGTGGCTTTTGTCCTCTGATTGAATTAATTTTTAACATACTTTGGGGTTACATTTTTCTCAAATGAATGTCTACTATTCCACTTTTTCCCCGACCCGTGAGGTGAAAATATTTCCCAACGGAACGTCGCGGTCGTAGCAGGTCAGTCCGCAACGCAGACAGCGTGAAGTTTCGTATCGGAGTTCGTCTTCGGTTAGACAACCTTCTATTTCTTTGAATGTCGTCGTTCGTGTGGAACCGGTGCATTTGTGCGGTATTGGTGTGCGTGTTTTATGTCTGCAACCGTCTACATCTTTAAAAAGTGTATAAGGAATCGTATTGAGCAGGAGGTTGTCCGCTAAAGGTATTTCGCCCATGGTCAGCAGGTAGTGTATTGAACGTGCTGCCTTACGTCCGGCACCAACTGCGGAAATCACCAGGTCAGGACCTGAAACTGAATCTCCGCCTGCAAATACTTTCGGAACTGAAGTCTGCAAGGTATGCGGGTCGGCTTGAATGGTGCGCCAACGGGTGAAGTCGATATTGCACTGTTCTTCACCGCCAGTGTAGAAGCAGGACATTTGCGGTTTCTGTCCAATGGCTGATATCACTGTATCAACCGGATAACGGGTTTCTGAGCCTTCCACAGGAACCGGGCGGCGTCTGCCGGACTCATCTTCTTCCCCAAGTTCCATCCGGACGCACTCCAGATGGGTTGCCCTGCCTTTGTCATCAATCATTACTTTGGTTGGGGTTGAAAGAAAAACGAATTTAACGCCTTCGTCGGCAGCAGCATCAATTTCTTCAGTGTTGGCAGGCATCTCATTACGGGTGCGTCTATAGAGCATTGTAACGTCACAGCCTAGTCTGATGCAGGTTCTGGCTGCGTCGATGGCAGTATTACCGCCGCCTACAACAATAACGTTAGGTCCAACCGAAGGGGTTTGGCCCAGACCGATCGCGCTTAGAAATTCAGTTCCGGAAAGAACGCCGTAAGCATCTTCGCCAGCAATACGCAGATGACCGCTGGACCATGCCCCGATGCCCATGAAAAAGGCTTCAAAACCTTCCTCTTCAAGATCGTTTATTGTGAAGCGGGAGCCGAAGCGCTGTTTCAGTCGTACATCTATTCCAAGATCTAAAATACCTTGAATTTCCCAGGCAAGATCTTTTTTCGGCAGTCTGTACTCAGGGATACCGTATCGCAGTTGGCCCCCGAGTTCCGGCATGGCTTCAAAAATGGTCGGGCTGTGTCCCATGCGGCGAAGGTAGTAGGCACAGGAAAGGCCGGCCGGGCCGCCGCCGATAACCGCCACTTTGTGTCCTGTATCTTTGGCGCAGGGGATGGGCAGGCGCTGGTTGTTTTTCATTTCCCAGTCAGCCACGAACCGTTTGATCATATTGATGCCCACCGGTTCATCCACATGGGTGCGGCGGCATATCTGCTCACATGGGCGCGGACAGACCCGTCCGCAAACCAGCAGCAGCGGGTTGCGTTCACGTATTATGTTTACCGCTCCGGCATAGTCTCCCTTGCTGGCGGCTTCAATGTAGCGAGGTATATTGATATTGGCAGGGCATCTCTGCTGACACGGAGCAAGGCAGTCTGTGACTTCTTCCAAGTGCAGTAGTCTGGAAGTCATGGAAACAATGGAAAGTACGCCACGCGGGCATGCCTCAACGCATTTTCTACAGGCACGGCAGGCCAGCGGGTCTACTATGGGCAGACCTTCTTCTCCCATATGAATGGCATCAAAGGGGCAGACCGCGACGCATGTTCCAAGACCGAGACAGCCCTCGGGACAGGTTTTTGCGCCATCATAAAGCAGGGCTTGGGCCCGGCAGTCTCCGGCCCCTTCGTAATTGAAAAGTTCTTCAGCCCGTTCGCCGCCTGTGCAATCCCTGAACGCAAGCTCCAGCTCCATATCCATAACTTCAAGGCCCATGACTGCACCTACGGCCTTGGCGGTTTCCGTTCCGCCTATAACGCAGACATTGGCGCCTGATTTACCTTCCACCACCGCATTTGCCGCACCGTTGCATCCGGCATATCCGCACCCGCCGCAGTTAACTCCGGGCAGAACCTCTTCAACCTGAGCAATTCGCGGATCTTCCTTCACGTGCAGGATTCTGGAAGCAACCGCGAGAATAGTGGCGGCAGTAAAACCCAGTCCCATGAGTACAAAAAGTGATGAAAGGATCATATTTAAATCATCCCCTTGAAAGCAAAAAATGCCAATGACATTAATCCGGCCATGACCAGCGCGATGGGCGTTCCTTTCATGGAGTTGGGTGTGCGTGAAACCGTAATCCGCTCACGGATAGATGAAAGGACAATCAGCGCAAGCATGAATCCCAGGCCGGAGGCAAAGGAAAAGGCAACGGTTTTAATAAAAGTGAATTCCTCTCGCTGACAGATAATGGCGATCCCCATTACCGCACAGTTTGTGGTGATCAGCGGTAGAAAGATCCCCAGAGATTTGTAGAGCGGAGGGATGGTCTTTTTGAGAAACATTTCCACAAATTGTACAAGGGAGGCTATAACCAGAATGAAAGTCAGGGTTTGCAGATATTGCAGTCCCAAAGGATCAAGCAGATACTCCTGTACCGCCCATGTAATGGAAGCGGACATGGTGGCAACAAAAACAACTGCGCTGCCCATGCCGACGGCCACTGAAATTTTCTTGGAAGTACCGATGAACGGACAGTTTCCCAGATATTGAGCCAGCACAATGTTGTTTACAAATATGGCGGAGATGAAGAGCAGGAAGTATTCTTTCATGGGTTATCCCTTCTAGCGGCTGCATATACCGCAGGATCTGCATTCGTGGCTGGGGTTGTCCAGTACAGCCTGTCCCTTGCGCCGTGATTGCCAGCTGGTGAAAATATTCATGCATGCGAGTAGCAGTCCAAGGCAGACAAAAGCACCAGGGGCCTCAACCATGAAAGCAAAAGGCTTATATGTTCTTGCCATAATCTGGTGGCCGAAAAGGGTTCCGTAGCCGAGGAGTTCGCGCAATCCGCCGAGAAGGGTGAGGGACATGGTGAAGCCCATACCCATGCCCAATCCGTCCGCGGCCGCGAGTAGTATGGGATTTTTGGATGCGAAAGCTTCGGCCCTGCCGAGGATAATACAGTTTACCACAATAAGCGGGACGAATATACCGAGCTGCTGGTAGAGGGGATAGGCAAAAGCCTGCATAAGCAGCTCCACTGAAACAACAAGCGAGGCAGCGATAACAATAAAACAGGCGATACGAACCTTGGGTGGAATGATTTTGCGGAAGATGGAAACAAGGATGTTGGACATGGTCAGCACGAAGATAACAGCCAGCCCCATGCCCAGCCCGTTGTCAGCTGTTTTTGTTACCGCCAGCACCGGGCAGAGCCCGAGTACTACCTTGAACGGCGGTAAGTCCTTCCACAGTCCTTTTGAAAATTCTTTCCACAATAAGCTCATATCAGGACTCCAGCTGCCATGCGGCTTTTATTTGCGGTTTAATTTTTTTAAATATTTCTATAGCCTGCTTGACTGCTTCAACTGTTGCCGTGGACGAAATCGTAGCTCCTGAAATGCCGTCTATGCTGCCACCTTTGGCCGATAGTTCAACGGAATAGGAATGCTCTTTGAACTGGCTGGTGAATCCGTGTCTGGCAACTTTGGCTCCTACTCCGGGAGTTTCTTTCATCGTTGTTATCCCGATGCCGGAAAGGCTTTCCCGGCCGACATTGAATCCTACCATAACTCCGACATCTCCGCCGTACCCTTTGGCAAAAGTTTCAATGGCCAGACCACGTAGTCTGCCGTTTTGCAGCGCGGGAAAGACAGTAATCTTACGTGACGAACCGGGAATGGTGAATTTCATGCGGTCTTTAACCGGGGAATTATCGTATCCGGTAAGTACCTTGCTGATAGCCGGACCTTGAACATAAGTGAGTACCTGTTCTTCTATACGGCTTTCAGTGGTTTCTTTGAGCGATGCAAGAGTTACGCTGAACATACCGCAGATGAGGGTCAGTACTGCAATCATTTTTATGCTTTCTTTCATGATCCGCTCCGCAGGTGGATATTGGTGATGCCGCCAAACGGTGCGGGCCGGATTTTGTCGATTAGCGGAGTCATCAGGTTTGCAATCAGGATGGCGAAGGGAACACCGTCAGGATATATTCCATAAACTCTGATAATGATGAGCATTGCTCCGGCAAGAAATCCGTATAGCATCATTGGAATGTGCCCAGCAGGGGAAGAAGGGCCATCCGTTGCCAGAAAAAAAGCTCCGAAAAGAGTGGAACCGCAAAGCAGGTGATATTCCGGTGAAGCGTATTCCAGCGGATCGAGAAAAAAGTAGATTGCAGCGGTAACTGTTACCCCGGCGATGAATGCCAGCGGGATGTCCGGCCTGATAATTCTGCGTGCAAGCAGGTAGACGCCACCCAGCAGTATTGCTGCCGGCTGGGCAGCCCCGGTTCCGCCGAGCTGGAACCCCAGCAGCAGGGACTTTAAGGAGTATTCACTTAGAGTTTCCGGCCCGAAGTTTTTAAGTCCGCTCAAGGGATACGTGAGTTCCGAAGCCAGCATGGATACATCGAAATTCATGAGGTCCGGCCATGAAACCGTCAGAATGGCCCAGCCCACTAACGGAACACAGAGCGGGTTTGCTCCGATTCCGCCGAAAATCATGCGTCCAATGAATATTGAAAGGCCGCTTCCGGTTGTAACCAGCCACCATGGTGCGGACGGAGGAAGCAGAAAACCGAACATGATGCCGTAGAGCAGGGCGGTATAGTTGTCGGCTTCAATTTCCCGTTTCATGAAATATAAACAGACGGTTTCCGTAATTACCGCCGTGAATGAAGACAGGGCAAGTACCCGTAGAGCAAGGAAATGGTAGTGATATGCCGCAAAAAATGTAGCCGGAAGCAGGGCAACAATAGTTTCCAGCGCGTCTTTTTTTATGGTCCGCCCGCAATGCGTATGGGGTGGAATGGAAACAGTCAGTACGGGGGATCCGCTTAATGGTTTCATTGCTGCTCCCGGAGATCTTCAATTATCGGTTGTGCGGCCAGTTCTTTTTTGGCCAGTCGGATGTACTGCAGAATGGGGCGCTGTGCCTTGCACCAGTATGCACACAGCCCGCACTCGAAGCATGATGCGATATTATAGCTGAGGCAGTTTTCATAAAGTCTGAACTCTGCATGGCGTGAGATCATGTTGGGCATCAACCGGGCCGGGCAGCGGATTACGCATTCTCCGCAACCGACACAGGGATTATCTTTCAGGGTAGTTCCACTGGGTGAGCGCAGCACTACAATCCCCTGTGTATTCGGATTTACACCCTGTTTAAGATTGTAAATGGTCCGGCCTGTCAAAGGGCCGCCCAGAATGACCCGGTCATGTTCGCCGGGGCGGAATCCAGCTATTTTTAAAAGCAGGCCCACCGGGGTTCCTATCGGTGTAAGGAAAGGTGTGTTACCTATTTTTACAATGACCAGAGTTACCGGGTGCCGCCCATGGATAGTCCGCCCGATACGGTAAAGGGTTGCTGCGTCAATTACACAGACTTGCGGGGGAAGTTCCCTGCCTGTCACAGCCTTAGTGATCAACTCCGGCAGGCTGTTCGGGTATACAGGTTCAATTTCATGTCCAGTGCATCCCTGGATTGTCCAGTCCACACCCTTTGGAATAGCCAGTGCGCATTCCTTGGGGGAAATGGCTTTTTTCAAGTAATTCAGTCCGACAGTCATTATATCATTGAATTCTTCAATCAGAATCCTGTGTCCATCCATTCCGGCTTCACGTGGAACTGCGTTTACTATCAGGGTGCAGCCTTGTTTCATCCCCCGTATATCTATCCCGTTGCGGCGCAGGTTCTCCAGCATGGTTCTTGAGTCTGCTTCGGGAAAATCAACATGCGGGGCTACTCTGGTGCCTTCTTCCCTTATGGTAATGTAATCTTTCTTTATATCGGTCACAGTTCCTGAAATAGAGCTGTGGACGGCAGGTCTCCGGCAGTCCGGGTCTGATGCTACCGGTTGTGCTTTGGCTACCTGAGTATCCAGCTGAACCAGGGGCTTTAGACCTGTGATCTCAAGGCAGACCTCCAACGTGCCGCCAATTTTATGTTCCCATGTGTTGATCATGGGACCGAGTTCAGAAGGGGTAAGTGAAAAAAGAGGATTCATATCAGGCTTTCCCAATTTATTTTAAATGGCATCTGCTGCATTCGTTGTCTTTATATGGGCCGCGTTTCATTTGCTTATGGCACTCCATGCACTTGTCATGGAAGGCGCTGGTGCGGTTAAGAACAAGGTCTTTCTCATTTTTTTGATGACACTGTCCGCAAGCGGTATAGTCACCTGAGTAATTCTTCATATCATGCATTTTGTGGCAGGGTGAACAACCTTTCAGGCCTTCCTCAAACATATCGTCATGACAGGTTATGCAACGTTTATGAGCAGCATCGCGTACACTTGGAACGTCTTTCGTTCCCGCATTGGTATGGCAGTTTCCGCATTTTTGCGGTTCTTTTTCTATATTCGTATCATGGTGACAGGTCTGGCAGTCATCTTCAGCATACTCTTCGTGAGCCTCATGATTGAAGTTGAGTTTACCAAGTTCCGCGTGGTGGCATTTGCTGCAATAGCTGGTGTCAGGGAAGGAACGAATGTGTTCACGTACATAGTCTTTATCAAAGGACTCCGGGTGGCATGATCCGCAAGGAAGTGGTTCCTGATCGCTGGTTTCACGTTCGTGGTGGCATTTCTCGCAGGGGATTGCATAGTCCCGGTGGTGGCGAATATGTGTAAAAATAACTTTGCCGCCACTGTTCTTAAATAAAATCCGGACTGGCATCTTCTCTTTTTTTTCAGGCGTGACATATCCGGCAACAGTCAGCCCGAAGAGAATGGTAAGTATAACAATAATGGGGAGAAATTTTTTGCGCACCGAAATGATCCTTACTTTGTGTAACAATATTAAGTGGATATTGTATACTTAATGTGGAGGAATTTGTCTAGTCATAAAATCTTATCCCGTTAAAAGATGAAAGTATTTCCTAAAATTTAGTGAGAGATTTTACACACTATAATGCATTGATATTGCGGTTTTTTTATTGCTGCTTCATGAGCATATATAAGTCAGTGTTTTTTGTTTTGATTTGTTGTTTTTTCAGATTATACTTTCTAAACAAATTAATTAATCAATTTGATATCTTAGTTTCATAAATTACTTTTTACTGTGACCTGATAGACACATTCTGCTGATAAGTATCCCATTTGAAACGGGCGTGGTTCCCAATTCAGAATTCAAAACTAACTATCAGGAGAAAGTGATGAGATTTTCCAACAAATTAAGGTTATTGATTGTCTGTATGGTCTGCGTCATGATCGTGGCCGCGGCACCTGCATACGCCAAGGACAAAACGGTCCGCGTATACAAAGGCAATCCTGCCAAGTACGTATTTCTCTTTATTGGTGATGGTATGGGGCTGCCCCAGAAAGGAGCTACCGAGGCATTCACGGGCAAACAGCTTGCTATGAACAGCTTCCCCGCACAAGGAATGACCACCACTTATGCAGCAGACAGGTTCATTACCGGTTCCGCTGCTTCCGCTACATCTCTTGCCAGCGGTCAGAAAACAAATATCGGTATGCTCGGTATGGCTCCCAACCAGATGCATGTAAAATCCATTGCTGAAATGGCTAAAGCAGAAGGCAAGAAAGTCGGTATCGTATCAAGCGTATCTATTGACCACGCAACTCCAGCTGCTTTCTATGCCCATGTTCCCACCCGCGGTCAGTACTATGATATCGATGTTGCCCTCTCCGAGAGTAATTTTGATTTCTTCGGCGGTGGAGGTTTGAAAGACATCAACAACAAGAAAAAGAATTCCAAGAACTTTAAAGGGAACGCTCTCGATCTGATTCAAAAAGCCGGTTATAAAGTAGTTACTGATAAAGAAGAATTTATGGCGCTTAAGCCTGCCGACGGTAAGGTTATTTCATGGAACGCATGGCTGCAGGATTCCAAAGCTCTCCCTTATGCTATGGATATGCGTCCTCAGGATATCACTCTTCCTGAATTTACTGCCAAGGCAATTGAAATGCTCGACAATCCTGAAGGATTTTTCCTGATGGTTGAAGGTGGTAAAATTGACTGGGCCTGTCACGCTAACGATGCAACCGCTTTCATCAAGAATACCATTTCTTTTGATGATTCCATTAAAAAAGCAGTGGAATTTGCTAAAAAACACCCCAAAGAAACACTCATTGTTGTTACCGGGGACCACGAATGTGGTGGCTTGACCCTTGGCTTCGCAGGCACCAAGTACAGCTCTTACTACGATGCGCTCAAGAATCAGTCTATTTCCTTCCAGCAGTTTTCCGATGATATCGTTAAGCTCTGGAAAGAAGAGCATAAAGGGAACGCAAGCTTTGAATCTTTCCAGCCTACCATTACCCATTTCTTCGGTCTTGAGTTTGCTGGTGATGCCAGGAAGAATCCCCTTGTCGTAAAAGGCTATCAGCTTGCCATGCTCAAAGATGCTTATGAGCGCACTATGAAAGGTGAAGTGGATTCCAATGATCCGGAACTTTACAATCTCTACGGCGGTTACGATCCTTTAACCGTGACGATCACACATATCCTTAATAACAATGCCGGTCTTGGCTGGACTTCATACAAACATACCGGTGTTCCGGTGGCAACTTCCGCCATGGGTGTCGGTTCATCTTCATTTAACGGATATTATGATAACGTTGATGTTGCATACAAAATTATGTCTATCATGGGTATGATTCCTAAAGTACATGCCGCAATCAACAACACAGAGTTTGCTGCCAAGTAGCATTTTCTTCGTACTTTAACTGTGTTAGGCGGGGCATCTTTATATGCCCCGCCTTTACTTGTACGCGAATTCAGCAAGCACAATTAACCCCATGAGATTATGTTTGGATTGCTAAGAAATAGAGAATTTATACTTGTTGCTGTTTTTGCGGTGTTGACCGCCATACTTTATTTTATACCCACAGAATTTGACCAGCGTGTCGGAGGTAATGCCGAACGATGCCGGGCAGAAATTATTTCA
Above is a genomic segment from Maridesulfovibrio sp. containing:
- a CDS encoding glycosyltransferase codes for the protein MLKINSIRGQKPRILFITHNYFVVPELTRAMQQSAVELSTIDIEPQNDFLKRMFDRIETFKPHFILSINHLGLDAEGQVLGLLKRCNIPFASWFVDRPEIYMETPVDSSALLAIFCWDPKSIPFFKKRNVKEAHYLPLGADPSIFYPKKNVAPEISVSFVGASWTTLIVLLLKAGRFNAPLLQEYKKLGSLYESSSNPELTAILGQMKPSALEAYATLSTHEQNLFHNLIAYEATRQRRVKIVSKILKFRPVIVGDRYWKLRFAASNEEFSWWSSLDYEQGLPDFYRNSAVNFNTTSLKSKLAMNQRIFDVPACGAFLLTEASKPLENLFEPGKEVACYTETSSIPETVARWLRSPEERGKIAQAGRRRVLAEHTYQHRLAELIQKMRVFY
- a CDS encoding FAD-dependent oxidoreductase: MILSSLFVLMGLGFTAATILAVASRILHVKEDPRIAQVEEVLPGVNCGGCGYAGCNGAANAVVEGKSGANVCVIGGTETAKAVGAVMGLEVMDMELELAFRDCTGGERAEELFNYEGAGDCRAQALLYDGAKTCPEGCLGLGTCVAVCPFDAIHMGEEGLPIVDPLACRACRKCVEACPRGVLSIVSMTSRLLHLEEVTDCLAPCQQRCPANINIPRYIEAASKGDYAGAVNIIRERNPLLLVCGRVCPRPCEQICRRTHVDEPVGINMIKRFVADWEMKNNQRLPIPCAKDTGHKVAVIGGGPAGLSCAYYLRRMGHSPTIFEAMPELGGQLRYGIPEYRLPKKDLAWEIQGILDLGIDVRLKQRFGSRFTINDLEEEGFEAFFMGIGAWSSGHLRIAGEDAYGVLSGTEFLSAIGLGQTPSVGPNVIVVGGGNTAIDAARTCIRLGCDVTMLYRRTRNEMPANTEEIDAAADEGVKFVFLSTPTKVMIDDKGRATHLECVRMELGEEDESGRRRPVPVEGSETRYPVDTVISAIGQKPQMSCFYTGGEEQCNIDFTRWRTIQADPHTLQTSVPKVFAGGDSVSGPDLVISAVGAGRKAARSIHYLLTMGEIPLADNLLLNTIPYTLFKDVDGCRHKTRTPIPHKCTGSTRTTTFKEIEGCLTEDELRYETSRCLRCGLTCYDRDVPLGNIFTSRVGEKVE
- a CDS encoding RnfABCDGE type electron transport complex subunit A; translation: MKEYFLLFISAIFVNNIVLAQYLGNCPFIGTSKKISVAVGMGSAVVFVATMSASITWAVQEYLLDPLGLQYLQTLTFILVIASLVQFVEMFLKKTIPPLYKSLGIFLPLITTNCAVMGIAIICQREEFTFIKTVAFSFASGLGFMLALIVLSSIRERITVSRTPNSMKGTPIALVMAGLMSLAFFAFKGMI
- a CDS encoding electron transport complex subunit E, encoding MSLLWKEFSKGLWKDLPPFKVVLGLCPVLAVTKTADNGLGMGLAVIFVLTMSNILVSIFRKIIPPKVRIACFIVIAASLVVSVELLMQAFAYPLYQQLGIFVPLIVVNCIILGRAEAFASKNPILLAAADGLGMGMGFTMSLTLLGGLRELLGYGTLFGHQIMARTYKPFAFMVEAPGAFVCLGLLLACMNIFTSWQSRRKGQAVLDNPSHECRSCGICSR
- a CDS encoding FMN-binding protein; this encodes MKESIKMIAVLTLICGMFSVTLASLKETTESRIEEQVLTYVQGPAISKVLTGYDNSPVKDRMKFTIPGSSRKITVFPALQNGRLRGLAIETFAKGYGGDVGVMVGFNVGRESLSGIGITTMKETPGVGAKVARHGFTSQFKEHSYSVELSAKGGSIDGISGATISSTATVEAVKQAIEIFKKIKPQIKAAWQLES
- a CDS encoding RnfABCDGE type electron transport complex subunit D — its product is MKPLSGSPVLTVSIPPHTHCGRTIKKDALETIVALLPATFFAAYHYHFLALRVLALSSFTAVITETVCLYFMKREIEADNYTALLYGIMFGFLLPPSAPWWLVTTGSGLSIFIGRMIFGGIGANPLCVPLVGWAILTVSWPDLMNFDVSMLASELTYPLSGLKNFGPETLSEYSLKSLLLGFQLGGTGAAQPAAILLGGVYLLARRIIRPDIPLAFIAGVTVTAAIYFFLDPLEYASPEYHLLCGSTLFGAFFLATDGPSSPAGHIPMMLYGFLAGAMLIIIRVYGIYPDGVPFAILIANLMTPLIDKIRPAPFGGITNIHLRSGS
- a CDS encoding electron transporter RnfC, yielding MNPLFSLTPSELGPMINTWEHKIGGTLEVCLEITGLKPLVQLDTQVAKAQPVASDPDCRRPAVHSSISGTVTDIKKDYITIREEGTRVAPHVDFPEADSRTMLENLRRNGIDIRGMKQGCTLIVNAVPREAGMDGHRILIEEFNDIMTVGLNYLKKAISPKECALAIPKGVDWTIQGCTGHEIEPVYPNSLPELITKAVTGRELPPQVCVIDAATLYRIGRTIHGRHPVTLVIVKIGNTPFLTPIGTPVGLLLKIAGFRPGEHDRVILGGPLTGRTIYNLKQGVNPNTQGIVVLRSPSGTTLKDNPCVGCGECVIRCPARLMPNMISRHAEFRLYENCLSYNIASCFECGLCAYWCKAQRPILQYIRLAKKELAAQPIIEDLREQQ
- a CDS encoding cytochrome c3 family protein; this translates as MRKKFLPIIVILTILFGLTVAGYVTPEKKEKMPVRILFKNSGGKVIFTHIRHHRDYAIPCEKCHHERETSDQEPLPCGSCHPESFDKDYVREHIRSFPDTSYCSKCHHAELGKLNFNHEAHEEYAEDDCQTCHHDTNIEKEPQKCGNCHTNAGTKDVPSVRDAAHKRCITCHDDMFEEGLKGCSPCHKMHDMKNYSGDYTACGQCHQKNEKDLVLNRTSAFHDKCMECHKQMKRGPYKDNECSRCHLK
- a CDS encoding alkaline phosphatase, yielding MRFSNKLRLLIVCMVCVMIVAAAPAYAKDKTVRVYKGNPAKYVFLFIGDGMGLPQKGATEAFTGKQLAMNSFPAQGMTTTYAADRFITGSAASATSLASGQKTNIGMLGMAPNQMHVKSIAEMAKAEGKKVGIVSSVSIDHATPAAFYAHVPTRGQYYDIDVALSESNFDFFGGGGLKDINNKKKNSKNFKGNALDLIQKAGYKVVTDKEEFMALKPADGKVISWNAWLQDSKALPYAMDMRPQDITLPEFTAKAIEMLDNPEGFFLMVEGGKIDWACHANDATAFIKNTISFDDSIKKAVEFAKKHPKETLIVVTGDHECGGLTLGFAGTKYSSYYDALKNQSISFQQFSDDIVKLWKEEHKGNASFESFQPTITHFFGLEFAGDARKNPLVVKGYQLAMLKDAYERTMKGEVDSNDPELYNLYGGYDPLTVTITHILNNNAGLGWTSYKHTGVPVATSAMGVGSSSFNGYYDNVDVAYKIMSIMGMIPKVHAAINNTEFAAK